One region of Luteolibacter yonseiensis genomic DNA includes:
- a CDS encoding HAD family hydrolase has translation MQSFFPDIKAVAFDLDDTLFDREESVRSLLGSWLGPVPSGTMEEILWRDAGGHSPRELFFDWLGKTFPGLGDDLWRRFREEISAHVMVDPAARGLLEQIASSGLSLGLLSNGGTVHQLAKLQATGLAGYFLPERVLISEALGMDKPDPGAFVALTGVLGLPPEHILFIGDDPVFDVAGAKCAGLKTCWLRRRNGSGNCGDADLAIDSLFELMNPFRRLAMLDKAIPDV, from the coding sequence ATGCAAAGTTTTTTCCCGGATATCAAAGCCGTCGCCTTCGATTTGGACGACACCTTGTTTGACCGGGAGGAGTCTGTTAGGTCGTTGCTGGGTTCATGGCTCGGCCCTGTTCCGTCCGGAACCATGGAGGAAATTTTATGGCGGGATGCGGGCGGCCATTCTCCCCGCGAACTTTTTTTTGACTGGCTCGGAAAGACTTTTCCGGGACTGGGCGATGATCTGTGGAGGCGCTTCCGGGAGGAGATTTCCGCGCATGTCATGGTTGATCCGGCCGCTCGCGGGTTGTTGGAGCAAATTGCCTCCAGCGGTCTTTCCCTTGGCTTGTTGTCGAATGGCGGCACGGTCCATCAGTTGGCCAAGCTGCAAGCCACCGGACTGGCCGGGTATTTTCTGCCGGAGCGCGTTCTCATTTCCGAAGCGCTTGGTATGGACAAGCCGGATCCCGGGGCATTCGTCGCTTTGACCGGAGTGCTGGGCTTGCCCCCGGAGCACATTCTTTTCATTGGAGATGATCCTGTGTTCGATGTCGCAGGGGCGAAGTGCGCCGGATTGAAGACCTGCTGGCTGAGAAGGCGTAATGGGAGTGGAAACTGTGGAGATGCAGATCTCGCGATTGATTCATTGTTTGAATTGATGAACCCCTTCCGGCGATTGGCGATGCTGGACAAGGCAATCCCCGACGTTTAG
- a CDS encoding STM4014 family protein: protein MSGRIALICNPGNRRAAFFRDACVRVGHPEPLILPWINVLRDDFPLHEHLQGACALRIESAGEDFEVERRLICLGSGTSQVENLWPWISAADAGNLEEDPGRVRLQRQWYHGWFSALGIIQSAADVSGVPIMNEPLDIAVAFDKAATQELLHDAGVPIAKNLGICRDFQDLHNRMSEAGLSRVFLKPCHSSSASGVIALETDGRNRWQATTSAVFSGNQHVHNSLRLEKLKDLSQIRERVDAICQERAMAERWIPKASIGGRTYDLRILVIAGQAAHVVVRTSRSPITNLHLGNQRGDADAVRTQLGEAKWLAAMRTAEAAAVCFSRCHYLAVDLMVDSSFRRFVVAEVNAFGDLLPKVLWNGMDTYEAELRAWAQAPPQHLTARSP from the coding sequence ATGAGCGGACGCATCGCCCTCATCTGCAACCCCGGGAACCGGCGTGCGGCGTTCTTCCGGGACGCCTGTGTAAGGGTTGGGCATCCGGAGCCCCTGATACTGCCATGGATCAACGTCCTGCGGGATGATTTCCCGCTTCATGAACATCTGCAGGGAGCATGCGCCTTGCGTATCGAGTCCGCAGGTGAGGATTTTGAAGTGGAACGGCGGTTGATCTGCTTGGGAAGTGGAACGTCCCAGGTGGAGAATCTCTGGCCTTGGATTTCCGCAGCAGACGCAGGGAACCTTGAGGAAGATCCCGGGCGCGTGCGATTGCAGCGACAATGGTATCACGGCTGGTTCTCGGCCTTGGGAATCATCCAATCCGCGGCTGATGTTTCAGGCGTCCCGATCATGAACGAACCTTTGGACATTGCCGTGGCATTCGACAAGGCTGCCACTCAGGAGCTTCTTCATGATGCCGGAGTTCCGATCGCCAAGAATCTGGGAATTTGCAGAGACTTCCAGGATCTTCACAACCGCATGAGCGAAGCCGGACTGTCCCGGGTTTTCCTCAAGCCATGTCACAGTTCATCCGCCTCCGGAGTGATCGCTTTGGAAACAGACGGCCGGAACCGCTGGCAAGCCACCACCTCGGCGGTTTTTTCTGGAAATCAGCATGTCCACAATTCCCTGCGTCTCGAAAAACTCAAGGATCTGTCACAAATCCGCGAACGGGTGGATGCCATCTGCCAAGAGCGTGCGATGGCGGAAAGATGGATTCCCAAGGCTTCCATCGGTGGACGGACTTATGATCTGCGGATTCTTGTCATTGCCGGACAAGCCGCCCACGTTGTGGTGAGAACCAGCCGCTCTCCGATCACCAACCTCCATCTTGGAAACCAGCGCGGTGATGCGGATGCGGTACGAACCCAGCTGGGAGAGGCGAAATGGCTTGCCGCAATGCGCACAGCGGAAGCTGCCGCAGTCTGCTTTTCCAGATGCCATTACCTTGCGGTTGATCTCATGGTGGATTCCTCCTTCCGCCGTTTCGTGGTCGCCGAGGTGAACGCATTCGGAGATCTCCTGCCAAAAGTGCTGTGGAACGGAATGGACACCTACGAAGCGGAATTGCGAGCGTGGGCCCAAGCACCACCGCAGCATCTCACGGCTCGCTCACCTTGA
- a CDS encoding LamG-like jellyroll fold domain-containing protein, whose protein sequence is MARLLAVVAHCALVLPVSAELTNRWSFGNDAGSAPAGTTVSDRVGSSAATVVGMNASFTGTSLTLPGSTTGNQTPAAISAYVDLPNGLISSKTNLTVEIWATPMSVKNWQRLFDFGRMASNNGQLSANARGDGASSGEILPTATAAPANATSSDDLAMAFHRDNTANTQRVMAKLDGAAELGSNTGAALAAGTQYHFVCTFTDGAGGAGASGGQVAWYLNGTLISTLDVNFHLSEIQDRNNWLGRSMYTADSNANISYNEVRLYNHALTPAEISANLTAGPDNLGEPEVVPAPVPDHLWTFTTQADSEASSGTAFTDSLGGKIATLRGNGGSLTGGAVVLPGSTTGNQTAATISAYLDLPNGIVTATPSVSFEAWAAPLSSKNWARLFDFGRCVSSHGAGAAPGEILDTAVAPGNTSAYDNLSLTFNNAGNMNSQQLEGQYDGNPAQYTFTTAATTAGTKYHYFFVVEDTSTGCQVRWYRNGALQNTANFAFHLSGMEDVNNWIGRSMYTGDSNSHLSLDELRIYRRVVTPAEILASYAAGPDPTIGPPEPPVPAPLPSRRWSFDSPAGNAVSGTEFLDTATGEIATVRGNGATTNGTELILPSTATTGNQSATNISAYLDLPDGIISSRPSMTVEAWLTPLSSKNWQRIFDFGNTTFTSGPGASTGEIIDGPNAPGNFVSNDNLFLSLNNGGTLGSNRVEAKLANGAATALNTDLSSTTTVGTQYQFTMTVADGAGVSGATGCLVKWYRNGVLGGSIDLPYRLPDLHDVNNWIGRSMWAADSNAHFRLNELRLYDRAISAAEVNSSFAAGPDAVFPPPVAAGDEATIHPDQKVLVDVLENDTGGPLPGTLEILIPPATGTATVSNGKILYAHHGAGTAPVTFTYRVGNISGNTATGTVTIRFSNSLRLTNEKLAMPAAPPTNAWQLVEGLPGLTFNQPLCLTSPPGDARRLFICERMAKIKLVPDVTATSPTQSTFLDLQTAIAGRTPTETIEGGGNAEHGLLGLAFHPQYASNGYFYVAYTVRISTIYYQRISRFRVGSDPAVADPSSELILLQQLDEGSNHDGGDLHFGPADGYLYYAAGDEENPNDFRLNSQKVNKDFFGGVFRIDVDKKPGNLEPNPHAAIPTDGGIARFSVPADNPYVHTSLGGTWDGTYNGVEISPLANIRTEFWATGLRHVWRMSFDSVTGDLWAGDVGQDTYEEVNKVVKGGNYGWVYREGKHNTAFTNPVPPAKPAGFTSIDPVYEYVHAAISGDANFKGNSVVGGYVYRGTRYPSLVGTYVFSDSVSGHVWQMDTATGAVGRLTGLPGAYGVFSAQGIDPSNKDLFFCAYLTGKIMRLTTGSTANDGFPKTLTATGLFSDLTDLSPAPGLLPYQPNLTFWSDFAVKRRWFTIPDAGSRMTWSKDGNWTCPTGMVWVKHFDLELSRGNPATRKRIETRVLVKTDTGSYGVSYRWNEAQTEATLVEDAGAEFDVAIDDHGTPHTQRWQIPSRSSCLTCHTPQAGHALSFNTRQLNMDFNINGYGGNQLETLTNNGFLTNAPDPVATLARHVRPEETQYPLEQRARSYFAVNCSYCHQAGGSVGGFWDGRAHLTLEETGLIHGAAVNNGGSSLNQYIVPGDTTHSIVLNRMAGTNGFGRMPPLGSSETDPANIQLITEWINNELPNRPLYDQWRDGFFSVFDSKGDKNADPDGDGVTNYQEYLLGSSPLSGGGSWQAAISDGSLNFLRKSHRYYSIQTSNELGQWQPWSIPELENSYKATDEPIQIPLPESPDGRQFFRFKVSEP, encoded by the coding sequence GTGGCGAGATTGCTCGCCGTCGTGGCTCACTGCGCCCTCGTCCTGCCTGTCTCGGCGGAGCTGACGAACCGTTGGTCTTTCGGCAATGACGCGGGATCGGCCCCCGCCGGCACCACCGTGAGCGACCGCGTGGGTTCTTCCGCCGCGACCGTGGTGGGCATGAACGCGAGTTTTACCGGAACGTCGCTCACCTTGCCCGGTTCGACGACCGGCAATCAGACACCTGCCGCCATTTCGGCTTACGTGGATCTGCCCAACGGACTGATTTCCTCGAAGACCAATCTCACCGTGGAAATCTGGGCCACGCCGATGTCGGTGAAAAACTGGCAGAGGCTTTTCGACTTCGGGCGCATGGCCAGCAACAACGGCCAGTTGAGCGCGAACGCCCGTGGAGACGGTGCGTCGAGCGGTGAAATCCTGCCCACGGCCACCGCGGCCCCGGCGAACGCCACCTCGAGCGACGACCTCGCCATGGCATTTCATCGTGACAACACCGCGAACACGCAGCGTGTCATGGCCAAGCTGGACGGGGCCGCGGAACTCGGCAGCAACACAGGTGCGGCTCTGGCAGCCGGGACCCAGTATCACTTCGTGTGCACCTTCACCGACGGCGCGGGGGGCGCCGGTGCGTCGGGGGGGCAGGTGGCATGGTATTTGAATGGGACGCTCATCTCCACGCTGGACGTCAATTTCCATCTTTCCGAGATCCAGGACCGCAACAACTGGCTGGGCCGGTCGATGTACACGGCGGACAGCAACGCGAACATTTCCTACAACGAGGTGCGGCTCTACAACCACGCCCTCACCCCGGCGGAGATCTCCGCCAATCTCACGGCCGGTCCCGACAATCTCGGCGAGCCCGAGGTCGTCCCCGCACCGGTCCCTGACCACCTCTGGACTTTCACCACCCAGGCGGATTCGGAAGCTTCCTCCGGCACGGCATTCACCGACAGTCTGGGCGGGAAAATCGCGACGTTGCGCGGCAATGGCGGCTCTCTCACCGGTGGTGCCGTCGTCCTTCCCGGCAGCACGACCGGCAATCAGACCGCGGCGACCATTTCCGCCTATCTGGATCTGCCGAACGGCATCGTCACCGCCACGCCGAGCGTGAGCTTCGAGGCATGGGCCGCGCCGTTGTCATCGAAAAACTGGGCTCGTCTTTTCGACTTCGGACGCTGTGTCTCATCCCACGGAGCGGGCGCGGCTCCAGGTGAAATCCTGGATACCGCCGTCGCTCCGGGAAACACCTCCGCCTACGACAACCTCAGCCTCACCTTCAACAACGCGGGAAACATGAATTCCCAACAATTGGAGGGCCAGTATGACGGCAATCCCGCGCAATACACCTTCACCACCGCCGCCACCACGGCGGGCACGAAGTATCATTACTTCTTCGTCGTCGAGGACACCTCCACCGGCTGCCAGGTGCGGTGGTATCGGAATGGCGCGCTGCAGAATACCGCGAACTTCGCCTTCCATCTGTCTGGCATGGAAGACGTGAACAACTGGATCGGCCGCTCGATGTACACGGGGGATTCGAATTCACATCTTTCGCTCGACGAACTCCGCATCTACCGCCGTGTCGTGACCCCGGCGGAAATCCTCGCCAGCTATGCCGCCGGGCCGGATCCGACCATCGGTCCGCCGGAGCCACCGGTTCCCGCACCACTGCCGTCGCGGCGCTGGAGCTTTGACTCCCCCGCTGGAAACGCCGTTTCCGGCACTGAATTCCTCGATACCGCTACCGGAGAAATCGCCACGGTCCGGGGAAACGGAGCCACCACCAACGGCACCGAGCTCATCCTGCCATCCACCGCCACCACCGGGAACCAGTCCGCCACCAACATCTCCGCCTATCTGGATCTGCCGGATGGAATCATCTCCTCACGCCCGAGCATGACCGTCGAGGCGTGGCTCACTCCGCTGTCATCGAAAAACTGGCAGCGTATCTTTGACTTCGGAAACACCACCTTCACCAGCGGGCCTGGTGCTTCCACCGGAGAAATCATCGACGGCCCGAACGCACCGGGAAATTTTGTCTCGAACGACAATCTTTTCCTTTCGCTCAACAACGGCGGAACGCTCGGTTCGAACCGGGTCGAGGCGAAGCTGGCGAACGGGGCCGCCACCGCATTGAACACGGACCTTTCCTCCACCACCACCGTCGGCACCCAGTACCAGTTCACCATGACCGTCGCCGATGGCGCGGGTGTAAGTGGTGCGACGGGTTGCCTGGTGAAATGGTATCGCAACGGCGTGCTGGGCGGCTCCATCGATCTGCCCTACCGCCTGCCGGATCTCCACGACGTGAACAACTGGATCGGCCGCTCGATGTGGGCCGCCGATTCGAACGCTCATTTCAGGCTCAACGAACTCCGCCTCTACGATCGCGCCATCTCCGCCGCGGAGGTGAATTCATCCTTTGCCGCGGGTCCGGATGCCGTGTTTCCCCCACCTGTCGCGGCGGGTGACGAGGCGACCATCCACCCGGATCAGAAGGTGCTCGTGGACGTGTTGGAAAACGACACCGGAGGACCGCTGCCCGGAACTTTGGAAATTCTCATTCCTCCCGCCACCGGGACCGCCACGGTTTCCAATGGAAAAATCCTCTATGCCCACCATGGCGCCGGAACGGCACCCGTCACATTCACCTATCGCGTGGGAAATATCAGCGGGAACACCGCGACAGGCACCGTCACCATCCGCTTTTCAAACAGCCTCCGTCTCACCAATGAAAAACTCGCCATGCCCGCGGCTCCGCCGACGAACGCCTGGCAGCTTGTGGAGGGATTGCCCGGTCTCACCTTCAACCAACCTCTCTGCCTCACCTCTCCACCGGGTGACGCCAGGAGGTTGTTCATCTGCGAGCGGATGGCGAAGATCAAGCTCGTCCCGGACGTGACGGCGACCTCGCCGACCCAGAGCACCTTCCTGGATCTGCAGACGGCCATCGCCGGACGCACCCCCACCGAGACCATCGAGGGTGGAGGGAATGCCGAGCATGGTTTGCTGGGTCTCGCCTTCCATCCGCAGTATGCGTCCAACGGTTATTTCTACGTCGCCTACACCGTCCGCATCAGCACGATCTACTACCAACGCATCTCGCGCTTCCGTGTCGGTTCTGATCCGGCTGTGGCTGATCCATCCTCCGAACTGATCCTGCTCCAGCAGCTCGACGAGGGTTCGAACCACGACGGCGGAGACCTCCACTTCGGCCCCGCGGACGGCTATCTTTACTACGCCGCGGGAGACGAGGAGAACCCGAACGATTTCCGTCTGAACAGCCAGAAGGTGAACAAGGACTTCTTCGGCGGTGTGTTCCGCATCGATGTGGACAAGAAGCCCGGCAACCTCGAACCCAATCCACACGCTGCGATTCCCACCGACGGCGGGATCGCGCGGTTTTCCGTTCCCGCGGACAATCCCTACGTCCACACCAGCCTCGGCGGCACATGGGATGGCACTTACAACGGAGTGGAAATTTCTCCACTCGCGAACATCCGCACCGAGTTCTGGGCCACCGGATTGCGTCACGTCTGGCGCATGTCATTCGACTCCGTGACCGGCGACCTCTGGGCCGGAGACGTCGGCCAGGACACCTATGAGGAGGTGAACAAAGTGGTCAAAGGCGGCAACTACGGTTGGGTTTATCGCGAAGGAAAACACAACACCGCTTTCACCAATCCCGTGCCGCCGGCCAAGCCCGCGGGATTCACCAGCATCGATCCCGTTTACGAATACGTCCACGCCGCCATCTCCGGGGATGCGAATTTCAAGGGGAACTCCGTTGTGGGAGGATACGTCTATCGGGGAACGCGTTATCCATCGCTGGTGGGCACTTATGTTTTCAGCGACTCTGTTTCGGGTCATGTCTGGCAGATGGACACGGCGACGGGGGCCGTAGGCCGCCTGACGGGCTTGCCCGGTGCCTATGGGGTTTTTTCCGCCCAGGGGATCGATCCCTCGAACAAGGATCTGTTTTTCTGCGCGTATCTCACCGGGAAAATCATGCGCCTCACCACGGGCAGCACGGCGAACGACGGATTCCCGAAAACCCTGACCGCCACCGGATTGTTCTCGGATCTCACCGACCTGTCACCCGCGCCCGGCCTGCTTCCCTACCAGCCGAACCTCACGTTCTGGAGCGACTTCGCGGTCAAGCGTCGCTGGTTCACCATTCCCGATGCCGGGAGCAGGATGACCTGGAGCAAGGACGGAAACTGGACCTGCCCCACGGGCATGGTCTGGGTAAAGCACTTCGACCTCGAACTCAGCCGGGGAAATCCGGCGACCAGGAAACGCATCGAGACCCGCGTCCTCGTGAAAACCGATACCGGCAGCTACGGAGTCAGTTACCGTTGGAACGAAGCACAGACCGAAGCGACCCTGGTGGAGGATGCGGGAGCGGAGTTCGATGTGGCCATTGACGACCACGGCACGCCCCACACCCAACGCTGGCAGATCCCCAGCCGGTCGAGCTGCCTCACCTGCCACACGCCGCAGGCCGGGCACGCGCTTTCCTTCAACACCCGCCAGCTCAACATGGATTTCAACATCAACGGCTACGGTGGAAACCAGTTGGAGACCCTGACAAACAACGGTTTTCTCACAAATGCCCCGGACCCCGTGGCAACGCTCGCCCGCCACGTCCGGCCGGAGGAAACGCAGTATCCGCTGGAGCAACGGGCCCGCTCCTACTTCGCCGTGAATTGTTCCTACTGCCATCAGGCGGGTGGCAGTGTCGGTGGATTCTGGGATGGCCGCGCCCATCTGACGCTTGAGGAAACCGGGCTCATCCACGGTGCCGCGGTGAACAACGGCGGGAGTTCGCTGAACCAGTACATCGTGCCCGGCGACACCACCCACAGCATCGTGCTCAACCGCATGGCCGGAACCAACGGCTTCGGACGCATGCCCCCGCTGGGGAGCTCGGAAACGGACCCCGCCAACATCCAGCTCATCACCGAGTGGATCAACAACGAGCTGCCGAACCGTCCGCTTTACGACCAATGGCGCGATGGATTCTTCAGCGTGTTCGACTCGAAAGGGGACAAGAACGCCGACCCGGACGGAGACGGCGTCACCAACTATCAGGAATACCTGTTGGGCAGCTCACCTCTCTCCGGCGGCGGATCATGGCAGGCGGCCATTTCCGATGGTTCATTGAACTTCCTCAGGAAATCCCATCGCTATTATTCCATCCAGACCAGTAACGAGCTGGGCCAATGGCAGCCATGGTCCATCCCGGAATTGGAAAACAGCTACAAAGCCACCGACGAGCCGATTCAGATCCCGTTGCCTGAGAGCCCCGATGGCAGGCAGTTCTTCCGCTTCAAGGTGAGCGAGCCGTGA
- a CDS encoding STM4013/SEN3800 family hydrolase: MNQLLGTHDLVWVVPDALRFDVAEREMRNGGTPNLAALFPSGWEKRHSPGSFTFPAHQAFFAGFLPTPADPAADRQRLFAARFAGSETAGAGTVLFDEPDIVHGLEARGYHTLCIGGVGFFNRQTELSRVLPGYFAESHWSEETGVTHPDSARIQFELAARRLGEIRVDQKVFLFVNLSAIHQPNRHYIPGAREDNLATHAAALREVDSRFPILLEALKSRGPVHLLVFSDHGTLYGEDGFTGHRFGHPDIYTVPYAAALLP; this comes from the coding sequence ATGAATCAGCTTCTCGGCACACACGATCTGGTCTGGGTCGTGCCGGATGCCTTGCGATTTGATGTCGCGGAGCGGGAAATGCGAAATGGCGGCACGCCGAATCTGGCCGCGCTTTTTCCCAGCGGCTGGGAAAAACGGCACTCGCCAGGGAGTTTCACCTTTCCGGCGCATCAGGCGTTTTTCGCGGGATTCCTGCCGACGCCTGCGGACCCGGCAGCTGATAGACAACGGCTTTTTGCGGCACGTTTCGCGGGCAGCGAGACCGCCGGTGCAGGCACGGTGTTGTTTGACGAGCCGGACATCGTCCATGGTTTGGAGGCGAGGGGCTATCATACATTGTGCATCGGAGGAGTGGGTTTCTTCAACCGCCAGACGGAGCTCAGCAGGGTGTTACCCGGCTATTTCGCGGAGAGCCATTGGTCCGAGGAAACCGGCGTCACCCATCCGGACTCCGCTCGCATCCAGTTCGAACTCGCGGCGCGCCGGCTTGGCGAGATACGGGTGGACCAGAAGGTTTTCCTGTTCGTCAATCTCAGCGCGATCCACCAACCGAACCGGCATTATATTCCCGGTGCCAGGGAGGACAATCTGGCAACCCATGCGGCGGCGCTGCGGGAGGTGGACAGCCGGTTTCCGATCCTGCTGGAAGCGTTGAAATCCCGAGGCCCGGTTCATTTGCTGGTATTTTCCGACCACGGCACGCTTTACGGTGAGGATGGATTCACCGGACACCGCTTCGGCCATCCTGACATCTATACCGTGCCGTATGCAGCGGCTCTTCTTCCCTGA
- the leuA gene encoding 2-isopropylmalate synthase has translation MHPNSLSKYRPFPPVSLPDRTWPDQILDHAPQWCSVDLRDGNQALPQPMSIEEKLEFFDLLVRVGFKQIEVGFPSAADTEFNFLRRLIDENRIPEDVTIQVLVQTREALIRRTFEAIDGAKRAIVHIYNSTSPLQRRVTFGDASRESIKQIAVDGAELVKKLVPTIPRTEVVLQYSPESFSDTELDFALDCCNSVIDVWQPTPERKMIVNLPDTVQWTTPNIHADMIEWMCRNLKNRESLVVSLHTHNDRGTGVAATELGLMAGADRVEGTLFGNGERTGNLDIVTVALNLNSHGVATGLDFSDLQSIRNVYERVTRLTVPERQPYAGELVFTAFSGSHQDAIKKGLDRREKETASEPEVPWGVPYLTIDPQDIGRSYEAIIRINSQSGKGGVAYVLDREHGFDLPKTMHPQVGKRIYDLADEHGRELSTDEIREAFFREFVNLASPLDVTDYELVHHTTERGQVQCKASITLDGEVKTVEGLGNGPINAFVHALEGIGLKDFKVTDYRSHAVRGGSDANAAAYVQLQAEDGRILWGAGVDPSIEMAGLKALVTAWNLLR, from the coding sequence ATGCATCCGAATTCTCTCTCGAAATACCGGCCTTTCCCGCCGGTTTCCCTGCCCGACCGCACCTGGCCCGACCAGATCCTCGACCACGCGCCGCAGTGGTGCTCGGTGGATCTCCGCGATGGCAACCAGGCCCTGCCGCAACCGATGTCGATCGAGGAGAAGCTCGAATTTTTCGACCTGCTCGTGCGGGTGGGCTTCAAGCAGATCGAGGTGGGCTTTCCATCCGCCGCGGACACGGAGTTCAATTTCCTGCGCCGCTTGATCGATGAAAACCGCATCCCGGAGGATGTGACGATCCAGGTGCTCGTCCAGACGCGCGAGGCGCTCATCCGCCGCACCTTCGAAGCCATCGACGGGGCGAAGCGAGCGATCGTCCACATCTACAATTCCACCTCTCCGTTGCAACGGCGGGTGACCTTCGGCGATGCGTCGCGCGAATCGATCAAACAGATCGCGGTGGACGGTGCGGAACTGGTGAAGAAGCTCGTGCCCACGATTCCGCGCACGGAGGTGGTGTTGCAATATTCTCCTGAGTCGTTTTCCGACACGGAACTGGATTTCGCCTTGGATTGCTGCAACAGCGTCATCGACGTCTGGCAGCCGACGCCGGAACGGAAGATGATCGTCAACCTGCCCGACACGGTGCAATGGACCACGCCGAACATCCACGCGGACATGATCGAGTGGATGTGCCGGAATCTGAAAAACCGCGAATCGCTCGTCGTTTCCCTGCACACCCACAATGACCGCGGCACCGGTGTCGCGGCGACCGAACTCGGCCTGATGGCGGGCGCGGATCGGGTGGAAGGCACGCTTTTCGGCAATGGCGAGCGCACGGGCAATCTCGACATCGTCACCGTCGCGCTGAACCTGAATAGCCATGGCGTGGCGACGGGACTCGATTTCTCCGACCTCCAGTCCATCCGGAACGTTTACGAGCGGGTCACCCGCCTGACCGTCCCGGAGCGCCAGCCATATGCCGGTGAACTTGTCTTCACCGCATTTTCCGGTTCGCACCAGGATGCCATCAAGAAGGGTCTGGACCGCCGGGAAAAGGAAACCGCCTCGGAACCCGAGGTGCCATGGGGCGTGCCTTACCTGACCATCGATCCGCAGGACATCGGCCGCTCTTATGAGGCGATCATCCGGATCAATTCGCAGTCGGGCAAGGGCGGGGTCGCCTACGTCCTCGACCGCGAGCATGGTTTCGATCTGCCGAAGACGATGCACCCGCAGGTCGGCAAACGCATTTATGATCTCGCTGACGAACACGGGCGCGAGCTGTCCACCGACGAAATCCGCGAGGCTTTCTTCCGTGAGTTCGTGAATCTGGCCAGTCCGCTTGATGTGACCGACTACGAACTCGTCCACCACACCACCGAGCGCGGGCAGGTCCAGTGCAAGGCGAGCATCACGCTGGATGGAGAGGTGAAAACCGTCGAAGGCTTGGGCAACGGTCCGATCAACGCCTTCGTCCACGCGCTGGAGGGCATCGGCCTGAAGGATTTCAAGGTCACCGACTACCGCTCGCATGCCGTGCGCGGAGGCTCGGACGCGAACGCCGCCGCCTACGTCCAGCTCCAGGCGGAGGACGGCCGCATCCTCTGGGGCGCGGGCGTGGACCCGTCGATCGAGATGGCGGGTCTCAAGGCGTTGGTCACCGCGTGGAACCTGCTGCGGTAG
- a CDS encoding STM4015 family protein: MLNDSHLENWFGLPVEEASGDTRFQPSGAIYRFGYSYDAEESPLEHFQRYLESPEVADTVAIIFGMADEAGGETGQEAFLDLLESGRAKLPKLRGMFLGDITQEENEMSWIQQGDISRVLRIFPELEELRSRGQDGLAFQPCRHLGLKRLIIETGGMPKAVLHGIADSAFPELERLELWLGTDEYGFDGSLTDVLPLLNPEIFPKLKHLALGNSDIQNEIATALADSPILDKLESLDLSLGVMTDEGAAKLLDSPRVRNLKKLNLHRNFISESVANRFQSLGIEVDVDGQEKPDEYNGEIYRYVAVGE, encoded by the coding sequence ATGCTCAACGATTCGCATCTTGAAAATTGGTTCGGCCTGCCGGTCGAAGAAGCCTCGGGCGACACGCGATTCCAGCCTTCCGGGGCCATCTATCGCTTCGGTTATTCCTATGATGCGGAAGAAAGCCCGCTCGAACATTTCCAACGCTACCTGGAATCGCCCGAAGTCGCGGATACGGTGGCGATCATTTTTGGAATGGCCGACGAGGCAGGCGGAGAAACGGGGCAGGAGGCGTTTCTCGACCTCTTGGAATCAGGCCGTGCCAAGCTTCCCAAGCTGCGGGGAATGTTTCTCGGTGACATCACCCAGGAAGAGAACGAGATGTCGTGGATCCAACAGGGCGACATTTCGCGGGTCCTGCGGATTTTCCCTGAATTGGAGGAACTGCGGTCCCGCGGGCAGGACGGACTCGCATTCCAGCCCTGCCGACATCTGGGACTCAAGCGGTTGATCATCGAAACCGGCGGCATGCCGAAGGCGGTGCTGCATGGCATCGCGGATTCCGCATTTCCCGAATTGGAGCGTCTCGAGTTGTGGCTTGGAACGGACGAATACGGATTCGACGGTTCCCTGACGGATGTCCTGCCGCTTTTGAATCCGGAGATTTTTCCGAAACTGAAACATCTCGCGCTTGGAAACAGCGACATCCAGAACGAAATCGCCACAGCGCTGGCAGACTCTCCGATATTGGACAAACTGGAATCCCTGGATCTCTCACTTGGTGTCATGACTGACGAAGGCGCGGCAAAGCTTTTGGACAGCCCACGGGTGAGAAATCTCAAAAAACTCAATCTCCACAGGAACTTCATCTCGGAATCCGTGGCCAACCGTTTTCAGTCTCTCGGCATCGAGGTGGACGTGGACGGACAGGAAAAACCGGACGAATATAATGGAGAAATTTACCGCTACGTGGCGGTGGGCGAATAG